Proteins from a genomic interval of Sulfurimonas sp. HSL3-2:
- a CDS encoding HesA/MoeB/ThiF family protein encodes MMQYFHRQVQLWGEETQRSLQDKKIVIIGCGGLGSSLAFALGASGIGEIHLVDFDEVSIHNIHRQIAFKVGDEGQNKAVINAKIIRERSPYVEVIAHECDFNGFKEKNIEVDLIIDATDNLPTRGDINSYAKSVNTPWVYGSVEAFNGQVCFFDRASFNDVFKITQKTPAGIAAPIVMHIASLQANLALRFLAGLSVKKDFLYYIFFNQEGELVTQKFSLPTA; translated from the coding sequence ATGATGCAATATTTCCATCGTCAAGTCCAACTATGGGGCGAAGAGACGCAACGCTCACTGCAGGATAAAAAGATAGTCATCATAGGATGCGGCGGGCTCGGTTCATCTCTTGCATTTGCTCTTGGTGCCAGCGGAATAGGCGAGATACATCTGGTCGATTTTGACGAGGTGAGCATCCATAATATTCATCGTCAGATCGCTTTTAAAGTCGGGGATGAAGGACAGAACAAAGCTGTAATAAACGCTAAGATCATAAGAGAAAGATCGCCTTATGTAGAGGTGATAGCTCATGAGTGTGACTTCAACGGATTTAAAGAGAAAAACATAGAGGTCGATCTCATCATCGATGCGACAGACAACCTTCCGACACGCGGTGACATTAACAGCTATGCAAAAAGTGTAAATACGCCATGGGTATACGGAAGTGTGGAAGCGTTTAACGGACAGGTGTGTTTTTTTGACAGAGCATCTTTTAATGATGTATTTAAGATAACGCAAAAGACTCCTGCGGGTATCGCTGCTCCGATAGTAATGCATATCGCATCGCTTCAGGCAAACCTGGCTTTGCGTTTTTTAGCAGGGCTTAGCGTAAAGAAAGATTTTTTATACTACATATTTTTTAATCAAGAGGGAGAACTCGTCACTCAAAAGTTCTCACTGCCAACAGCTTAA
- a CDS encoding HPP family protein produces MNSFFKRMRGGETCPPRKPFSKIAWSWLGAFLGIYLVSVMSRLTHLDLLNSMFLVGSFGASAVLIYGAPQVEFSQPRNLVGGHVISAIIGVSIYKYLSLDIAVLGALAVSFSIVAMHFTRTLHPPGGATALIAVIGSAQVHSSGYMFVLSPIATGAVILLVVALFVNNLSSNPKRHYPRYWV; encoded by the coding sequence ATGAACTCTTTTTTTAAAAGGATGAGAGGCGGGGAGACATGCCCGCCGAGAAAACCTTTTAGCAAGATTGCGTGGTCGTGGCTTGGTGCATTTCTGGGGATATATCTTGTGTCCGTTATGAGCAGACTGACGCATCTTGATCTTTTAAACAGTATGTTCTTGGTCGGCTCCTTTGGAGCCTCAGCTGTTCTTATCTACGGTGCTCCGCAGGTCGAGTTCTCCCAGCCTCGTAATCTGGTAGGCGGACACGTGATCTCTGCCATTATAGGGGTGAGCATATATAAGTACCTCTCTTTAGATATAGCAGTTTTAGGAGCGCTTGCCGTTTCATTCTCTATCGTAGCTATGCATTTCACACGTACTCTGCATCCCCCCGGAGGTGCGACGGCACTCATCGCAGTGATCGGAAGCGCTCAGGTTCATAGCAGCGGCTATATGTTTGTACTCTCGCCGATCGCTACGGGAGCGGTGATCTTGCTTGTCGTAGCTCTTTTTGTAAACAATCTTTCCAGCAATCCGAAGAGACATTATCCAAGATACTGGGTATAA
- a CDS encoding homoserine O-acetyltransferase, with protein MSLNLQTHTEHFTNPLYLESGRILEPYDITYETYGTLNDDKSNVVVICHALTGSHHAAGTYEGESKAGWWDGFIGPNKAVDTNKYFVICTNVIGSCFGSTGPMSTMHPHHEPYRYKFPVVSIKDMVKAQRILFDRLGIHSVEAIIGGSMGGMQALQFAINFPNFAKKVVSMAATYATQPWAIAFNKVASEAILKDPDFKNGYYDPKDIKENGLSGMAIGRMAGHISFLSHHSMSEKFGREYKRNDGLFELFGKFQVESYLEYNGNNFTKWFDPLTYLYITKAINIYDLARGYDSLEDALKNINAQLHLIGFKSDMLFLSEEMKVIGDTLKSIGNEKHNYFEVDSDYGHDAFLVELKKFDFYVKEVLDGKE; from the coding sequence TTGTCATTGAACCTGCAAACACATACCGAGCATTTTACTAATCCGCTTTACTTAGAGAGCGGGCGTATTTTAGAGCCGTATGACATCACATATGAAACATACGGGACTCTAAACGACGATAAAAGTAATGTGGTCGTTATCTGTCATGCATTGACGGGTTCACACCATGCTGCAGGTACTTACGAAGGTGAGAGCAAAGCCGGATGGTGGGACGGTTTCATCGGTCCAAATAAAGCGGTAGATACTAACAAGTATTTTGTTATCTGTACGAATGTCATTGGAAGCTGCTTCGGTTCAACAGGTCCTATGTCTACGATGCATCCGCATCATGAACCTTACCGCTACAAATTCCCCGTCGTCTCGATTAAAGATATGGTCAAAGCGCAGCGCATACTTTTTGACAGACTGGGGATCCATTCCGTGGAAGCTATCATCGGCGGTTCTATGGGTGGAATGCAGGCACTGCAATTTGCTATCAACTTTCCTAATTTTGCTAAAAAAGTGGTCTCTATGGCAGCGACTTACGCAACACAGCCATGGGCGATAGCTTTTAACAAAGTGGCAAGTGAAGCGATCCTTAAAGACCCGGATTTTAAAAACGGGTATTATGACCCAAAAGACATCAAAGAAAACGGGCTCAGCGGCATGGCTATAGGACGTATGGCAGGGCATATAAGCTTCTTGTCACACCATTCGATGAGTGAAAAATTCGGTCGTGAATACAAAAGAAACGACGGTCTTTTTGAACTTTTCGGAAAGTTTCAGGTAGAGTCGTATCTGGAGTACAACGGAAACAACTTTACAAAATGGTTTGATCCGCTTACATATCTGTACATCACAAAAGCGATCAATATCTATGACTTGGCACGCGGATATGATTCATTAGAGGATGCTCTTAAAAATATCAATGCCCAGCTGCATCTGATAGGATTTAAAAGCGATATGCTGTTTTTAAGTGAAGAGATGAAAGTCATTGGCGATACATTAAAAAGTATCGGTAACGAAAAGCATAATTATTTTGAAGTCGACAGCGATTACGGTCATGATGCTTTCCTGGTCGAACTAAAGAAATTTGATTTCTATGTGAAAGAGGTATTAGATGGCAAAGAATGA
- the xseB gene encoding exodeoxyribonuclease VII small subunit, with translation MAKNDFETKLENSKKILETLMNPEITLENSVKAYEEGMKELQDAQKMLEDAQLKIQEIKISK, from the coding sequence ATGGCAAAGAATGATTTTGAGACAAAACTGGAAAACTCAAAAAAGATACTAGAGACATTGATGAATCCTGAAATAACTCTTGAAAACAGTGTCAAGGCTTACGAAGAAGGGATGAAAGAGCTTCAAGACGCACAAAAGATGCTTGAAGATGCACAGTTGAAAATCCAAGAGATCAAAATCTCAAAATGA
- a CDS encoding carbon-nitrogen hydrolase family protein: MIAAVLQLPAIGMSSTKLYHYIRIANKKGVKVLVLGEYLLNSFFKELQSMSTAMIKEQSEHQIKILKELSNTYAMTIIAPLIIVKKKQPYKCIAKFSPTSTSYYYQQILINYPHWNEAKFFANETTFLKSPMVFSVDGFKFAVMSGFEMHVDRLWHFASQKNVDAVIIPSVSTFESASRWKNLAQMRAFTHNCYVLRANRIGEYKEKEYTWKFYGDSFMIDPNGDVVNELGNSEELMIVEMSHSEVIEAKRAWGFRDLNTKY; the protein is encoded by the coding sequence ATGATAGCTGCCGTACTACAACTTCCCGCGATCGGGATGAGCTCTACAAAACTCTACCACTATATCCGTATAGCCAATAAAAAGGGCGTGAAGGTACTGGTTTTGGGAGAGTACCTTCTAAACTCCTTTTTTAAAGAACTCCAGTCTATGTCGACAGCGATGATAAAAGAGCAGTCAGAACACCAGATAAAGATACTAAAAGAGCTTTCAAATACGTATGCAATGACGATAATCGCACCGCTGATCATCGTGAAAAAAAAGCAGCCTTACAAATGTATAGCAAAGTTTTCTCCGACATCCACCTCATACTACTACCAGCAGATCCTGATCAACTATCCTCACTGGAACGAAGCAAAGTTCTTTGCCAATGAGACGACATTTTTAAAATCTCCTATGGTCTTTAGTGTCGATGGTTTTAAGTTTGCCGTGATGAGCGGATTTGAGATGCACGTAGACAGACTTTGGCATTTTGCTTCACAAAAAAACGTGGATGCGGTCATCATCCCGAGCGTTTCAACATTTGAGTCGGCATCAAGATGGAAAAATCTTGCACAGATGCGTGCTTTTACACATAATTGCTATGTGCTTCGTGCAAACAGAATAGGCGAGTACAAAGAAAAAGAGTACACGTGGAAGTTCTACGGTGACTCTTTTATGATCGATCCTAACGGTGATGTCGTAAACGAACTGGGCAACAGCGAAGAGTTGATGATAGTAGAGATGAGCCATTCTGAAGTGATAGAAGCAAAACGTGCATGGGGATTTAGAGATCTTAATACAAAGTATTAG